A stretch of the Ptiloglossa arizonensis isolate GNS036 chromosome 1, iyPtiAriz1_principal, whole genome shotgun sequence genome encodes the following:
- the Htt gene encoding huntingtin isoform X4 gives MILATCLNCRKPQFFLNYVLKHLLDIVPISEDEGRIATIIGVFGCIRIILPHVCNPVELQDDDTTQIDNLLQIYELCLHYTKWHSDHNIINAALETLTHLLKSPPKALVRLLLSNKGTTYNRIALNQNETTLSLSQMSTSSTTTACCENSESTLNLLESDMPDINPKIEKWILDSEAVHPLVQNLQSQKDCSSDIIEMKGKIMENYSGLKIGVIDSVLFMYVSILDEAVEEGSDIGSEVEKSEKVFPSFQNEVKDLDYSEEVASSIASPKKLSLDFSLREINIGTFTDPDIPLKFCCRYLVSSFLLTGNVGHVMPDKYFRVSVKSLALNCVAYILKLFPNMFLMPIAKESNFTENEQMITDILLFANHPDPQIRGNISIIIGTFLKSVYTQYGGSFKNFEAEIAKKKVHGSVSLENLIKLLLKGLEDDSATTCRQTLTAFSLCLPELLESVDNKYGITVLSALPQLVKNPYFLVKVKLVELLSEISYVTIEHITGGSMFQEHFIDVIITLLGDQDQRIRHAASDAIVKSIPLLHFQQPQEDVVTRKAVQYTEQFLSTVSGSSLELSSCQEKQKLFVKTSIQPFASLNPYSGLHCHPNVEYSLSIIVNMLAEILGVQSSKYLVYGCCEALFHLSDVYTTTVYIRGWDCILPKTLLKKSHKKSGSRLDISESNFTSDMMPTSVSNSLLSLALPLLSSSPISLDLSTHRHLILLAGNLASGLAFSNFKPNDPSKNWGTFKDKQIELLLTHVIRVLNIFVHIIDKVQLAQSSAKTTLSSLTSTQTLSPKKKILPEQKSKEKGERIGGIKFGKEQMGAFVSVPHYMKMYDILKAAHLNYLATLEPHASEMYLSLLNAILDVLSQILEIISFNEAAQITEEVLYYLQSTVVLSPTATVQCVQQLLKCLCSINVYAQWNESDGQKNTDRLTLSRDDIKGFYNHCFQNPARQMADTIKSIGNNCRGENEPDTGWVGFLRRKGDRKFSSVFKNISRSTDQKNSIASFIRLFEPMVIQSLKQYTVTSSVPLQCQVLMLLSQLVQLRVNYCLLDSEGIFIKFVLKQFEFIEEGHVQQTEYLLPKIFNFLVHLSYEKNHSKVIIGVPKIIQLCDGLMASGQSALTHCIPALAPVVEDVFLVRNASSNLMEQRELETTREVLISMLLRLVEYHQIIELLALCLTESRFSGDGNGEEKWRRWSRLTMDTILPMLAAGKVRTESEKAHIALVKLFAAISPMVFRPVDPLLKVLLVAPASAEASSLTLQRWLGMINVVFLALISCAKEEAMLARLFELSANMTELSKTFLLLEPTTLTMDPLNVLGIQSIDVPPERILAKFIFKVISRVGSKVYNLLGLIDHKVNNSFVGFADSLENDHYLVHQFAFFLQLCIHMFESGSHCKVANATMQMIQGRNIPDEEKLPIANLNYLMLNIGSKCPTLTCQWAYLMTLLGYNEMSFWSKVLGTHRSEYVVHSSPVEEKKNDQPSSINIQIIRKGGIILFCDYVCENLNDAEPLTWLLVNHTKEAVNNVIESPVRDLLTVAVHRNPAASGLLVQAIATKCTDLSQPSFVERLLQCIEGAHHSQSGAVLMTLIPRLLSTKYLALSRMAAKIASRRVEILLTTPSADVTKHLAKEDLVKIMDTLQVTKLAKKHGGLVSLLNKLGVQYYDLSPLELDQCRPFNPSTVKSIQLDRNWFLSQVKLRCCNTNIGHNPSEAAQLLKELDFEDCLGILSCKEFNITVLKPCIILGIRTSVEKCQKYEFGVAQNEKDFNFEASPLYSAAKQCLLDHVHYVNELMPKPHHIYNPTRSNLNSKEMKYAIRFDELLNESMYWDILFMLIPAVKIYMKTLPKLAKYNLAKIDIKSEEDLAKFAVLCLELTHWMIHADVNKVKKLRPRDMELALSCASEITKHPGPSKILGDSTKYSWVCTAAASLTRIVEYLLTTIDSLPVIDARALEPALEDEDTKEFARTCAQMASLVAWLERCQKERSLKNIPQYLFDTIRDLIVTIGRQPLVNSYILMPPLVWKQNWDFVGSGPTKCYFPLLPSESNLLLEVEILEQFIYRINLLGWISRLQFEEIWMALLGVLNLSQNETIVNEEIPTLIQASTLAVQAITRLLLQTLLLPYPGNPLASTLIHYPRDPQLSVYKVSSQKLYAIQDVLTWKYECMNDSESIGGLNMDHVFHRGNVERVASSNKYTYSQVSVSYLWSSCNLYEDKLNASVLNLKNRRNDALMSSSLDLDSCLRFLVELYTTWMSPHTNTPVQLLTETVKSVLAISELFAERAQYQWMLDTCLEISRIHPVDNVILHQYLVVCACKAAAVLTPLDLETLEKVKRLVDVSLKSGFLPARVAALHGSLYLLQSAVLTNCEETMNIIHPLAIEYIQKHLDAQDANSVLNQSEEHQGVMWALVFFLLEHAEDTPPDTEAPAVLELVLTLLNSQNISSSLHQTLLQGLERLVVTKSVIGNVAEQIVKVAIDRLKQLSPMLSLPALQLLLTCMYTEAADRLNQPEVEEPLPDVEPEVLVRSIERTSAIFDKIRKGHSMEVELLCTVLSGVLGDFFPPSEILTKVIGEFLSPQQHHPRLLSAVVFKVCERACTCAQMELLQDWVVFSLPNFIQSLPVMMSTWCLSCFFISTSTNHWLRALFPYVQSRIGKYEYEDKKMLCIAASDFYHKLSKETQKKAFVETFEAAAKEPGTSFGDILASF, from the exons ATGATTCTAGCAACATGTTTAAATTGTAGGAAACCACAATTCTTTTTAAACTATGTATTGAAACATCTTCTAG ATATAGTGCCCATAAGTGAGGATGAGGGTCGCATAGCTACTATTATTGGTGTATTTGGATGTATAAGAATAATTTTGCCACATGTATGCAATCCTGTAGAACTTCAAGATGATGACACAACACAGATAGataatttgttacaaatttatGAACTATGTTTGCATTATACAAAATGGCATTCTGATCATAATATTATAAATGCTGCTTTAGAAACTTTGACTCATCTTTTAAAATCACCTCCAAAAGCTCTAGTACGTTTATTGTTATCAAATAAAGGAACAACATACAATAGAATAGCATTAAATCAAAATGAAACAACATTATCATTAAGTCAAATGAGTACCTCTAGTACTACCACAGCTTGCTGTGAAAATTCAGAATCTACTTTAAATTTACTTGAATCTGATATGCCGGACATAAatccaaaaatagaaaaatggatATTAGACTCTGAGGCTGTACACCCATTAGTGCAGAATTTGCAAAGTCAAAAGGACTGTTCCAGTGATATTATAGAAATGAAAGGAAAGATAATGGAAAATTATAGTGGCTTGAAAATTGGAGTTATTGACA GTGTATTGTTTATGTATGTGTCTATTTTAGACGAAGCTGTAGAAGAAGGTAGTGACATTGGAAGTGAAGTAGAAAAATCAGAAAAAGTTTTTCCAAGTTTCCAAAATGAAGTAAAGGATCTAGATTATTCTGAAGAAGTTGCATCATCTATTGCTTCTCCTAAAAAGCTTTCTTTGGATTTCTCATTGCGGGAAATAAACATTGGGACATTTACAGATCCTGATATTCCTTTAAAATTTTGCTGTCGTTATTTGGTGTCGTCTTTTCTTTTAACTGGCAATGTTGGTCACGTAATGCCAGATAAATATTTTCGTGTTAGTGTAAAATCTCTTGCTCTAAACTGTGTGGcttatattttaaaactttttcCAAACATGTTTTTAATGCCTATTGCCAAAGAATCAAATTTTACTGAAAACGAACAAATGATAACAGATATATTATTGTTTGCAAATCATCCAGATCCTCAAATTAGGGGTAATATATCAATCATTATTGGTACGTTTTTAAAATCTGTATATACTCAATATGGTGGATCCTTTAAAAACTTTGAGGCAGAAATTGCAAAAAAGAAAGTACATGGAAGTGTATCGTtagagaatttaataaaattacttttaaag ggATTAGAAGATGATTCTGCTACAACTTGTCGACAAACACTAACAGCATTTAGTTTGTGTCTGCCAGAGTTGTTAGAATCTGTCGACAATAAATATGGAATTACTGTGTTATCTGCATTACCTCAACTAGTAAAGAATCCATATTTTCTGGTAAAAGTTAAATTAGTAGAACTATTGAGTGAGATATCATATGTTACTATAGAACATATAACTGGTGGATCAATGTTCCAAGAACATTTTATCGATGTTATTATAACGTTATTAGGTGACCAAGACCAGAGAATTAGACATGCTGCATCAGATGCTATTGTAAA GAGTATTCCTTTATTACACTTTCAACAGCCACAAGAAGATGTTGTTACAAGAAAAGCTGTTCAGTACACAGAACAGTTTTTAAGCACTGTAAGTGGAAGCAGTTTAGAATTGTCCTCTTGTCAAGAGAAACAAAAGTTATTTGTAAAGACGTCTATACAGCCATTTGCATCCTTGAATCCTTATAGTGGGTTACACTGTCATCCAAATGTAGAATACTCTTTGTCTATTATAGTCAATATGTTGGCAGAAATTCTTGGAGTACAATCGTCGAAATATTTAGTGTATGGTTGTTGCGAAGCTCTTTTTCATTTAAGCGATGTATATACTACTACTGTGTATATTAGAGGGTGGGATTGTATTTTACCAAAGACATTGTTGAAAAAATCTCACAAAAAGAGCGGTAGTCGACTAGACATTAGTGAATCAAATTTTACAAGCGATATGATGCCAACGTCTGTTAGCAACAGTCTCCTATCTTTAGCTCTACCTTTGCTATCGTCATCTCCTATAAGCCTAGATTTGTCGACGCACAGGCATTTGATTTTACTAGCTGGCAATCTAGCATCGGGGTTGGCTTTTAGCAACTTCAAACCCAACGATCCGTCTAAAAATTGGGGTACATTTAAAGACAAGCAAATAGAGCTGTTGTTGACGCATGTTATCAGAGTGCTAAATATATTTGTCCACATAATCGACAAGGTACAGTTGGCGCAATCAAGTGCAAAAACAACATTATCATCATTGACGTCTACGCAAACGTTGTccccgaaaaaaaaaattttacctgaacaAAAATCGAAAGAGAAAGGAGAACGAATTGGAGGCATAAAATTTGGGAAAGAACAAATGGGTGCATTTGTTTCAGTACCTCATTACATGAAAATGTACGACATTCTTAAAGCGGCACATTTAAATTACTTAGCAACTCTCGAACCGCATGCTAGTGAAATGTATTTGTCTTTGTTAAATGCAATTCTGGACGTGTTGTCTCAAATTCTCGAAATTATATCATTTAACGAAGCAGCTCAAATTACAGAAGAGgtcttatattatttacaaagtACAGTTGTACTGTCGCCGACCGCAACTGTCCAATGTGTTCAACAATTATTGAAATGTTTATGCAGTATAAACGTGTATGCACAATGGAACGAATCGGATGGCCAGAAGAATACAGACAGATTAACTTTATCAAGGGACGATATTAAAGGATTTTATAATCATTGCTTTCAAAATCCCGCAAGGCAAATGGCGGATACAATCAAATCCATCGGGAACAATTGTAGGGGTGAAAATGAACCAGATACTGG GTGGGTAGGATTTCTACGTAGGAAAGGAGACAGAAAGTTCTCTTCCGTTTTTAAGAATATATCGCGTTCGACGGATCAAAAGAATTCCATAGCTTCGTTTATTCGACTTTTCGAGCCAATGGTCATACAGTCTCTGAAACAGTACACAGTAACAAGTAGCGTGCCATTACAATGTCAAGTATTAATGCTGCTCAGCCAGCTGGTGCAATTGAGAGTTAACTATTGTTTGTTGGATTCTGAAGGAATATTCATTAAATTTGTTCTGAAGCAGTTTGAATTCATCGAAGAAGGTCATGTACAGCAGACGGAGTACCTTCTGCCGAAGATCTTCAATTTCTTGGTGCACTTGTCGTACGAAAAGAATCACTCGAAAGTGATAATCGGAGTGCCAAAAATAATCCAATTGTGCGATGGTCTTATGGCAAGTGGACAATCAGCCCTCACGCATTGTATACCAGCCCTTGCTCCAGTGGTCGAGGACGTATTCTTGGTTCGAAATGCGAGCTCGAACCTGATGGAACAGAGAGAACTGGAAACGACAAGGGAAGTATTGATCTCGATGCTCTTACGTCTTGTGGAGTATCACCAGATCATCGAACTCTTGGCGTTGTGCTTGACGGAGTCTAGATTCAGCGGAGATGGAAACGGTGAAGAAAAGTGGCGAAGATGGTCTAGACTGACGATGGACACCATCCTTCCTATGCTGGCGGCTGGAAAAGTCCGAACAGAGTCAGAGAAAGCTCACATCGCTCTAGTTAAATTATTCGCAGCCATTTCCCCCATGGTTTTCAGACCGGTTGATCCGCTTTTAAAAGTGCTCCTCGTTGCGCCCGCCTCTGCGGAGGCATCGAGTTTGACTTTACAACGATGGTTGGGAATGATCAACGTCGTCTTTTTAGCATTAATTTCGTGCGCGAAGGAGGAAGCAATGTTGGCACGTCTTTTCGAACTTAGCGCGAACATGACAGAGTTGTCgaaaacgtttcttcttttGGAGCCCACCACTCTGACCATGGATCCATTGAACGTTTTAGGGATCCAGTCGATCGATGTTCCACCGGAACGAATACTAGCTAAATTCATATTCAAAGTTATCAGCCGGGTCGGTTCTAAGGTCTACAATCTTCTTGGACTGATCGACCACAAGGTGAACAATTCGTTCGTCGGATTCGCCGATTCTTTGGAAAACGACCATTACCTGGTCCATCAATTCGCGTTCTTTCTACAGTTGTGCATCCACATGTTCGAGTCCGGAAGTCACTGCAAAGTCGCGAACGCGACCATGCAAATGATTCAAGGTCGTAACATTCCCGACGAAGAGAAACTACCGATCGCCAATCTGAATTACTTGATGTTGAACATTGGAAGCAAGTGTCCAACGCTGACATGTCAGTGGGCCTACTTAATGACTTTATTGGGGTACAATGAGATGTCGTTTTGGTCGAAGGTGTTGGGCACTCATCGTTCGGAGTACGTTGTTCACTCTTCGCCCGTTGAAGAGAAGAAGAACGATCAACCGAGCAGCATCAACATCCAGATCATCAGAAAAGGTGGCATTATATTATTCTGCGATTACGTCTGCGAGAATCTGAACGACGCGGAGCCACTGACGTGGCTGCTGGTCAACCATACGAAAGAAGCGGTGAACAATGTCATCGAGTCACCTGTCAGAGATTTACTCACCGTTGCTGTGCACAGGAATCCAGCTGCCAGCGGTTTGTTGGTGCAAGCCATCGCTACCAAGTGCACAGACCTGTCGCAACCCAGTTTCGTCGAGCGACTTCTACAATGTATAGAAGGTGCTCATCACTCGCAGAGTGGGGCAGTCTTAATGACCTTGATACCGAGATTACTGTCCACTAAATATCTTGCTTTGTCCAGAATGGCGGCGAAAATAGCCAGTCGAAGAGTGGAGATACTGCTGACCACCCCATCCGCGGACGTGACCAAGCATCTAGCCAAAGAGGATCTCGTCAAGATCATGGATACGCTGCAGGTGACCAAACTCGCGAAGAAACATGGGGGATTGGTCAGCCTGTTGAACAAGCTCGGTGTACAATACTACGATCTGTCCCCATTGGAACTGGACCAATGTAGACCGTTCAATCCTTCCACGGTGAAGAGTATACAATTGGACCGTAATTGGTTCTTGTCCCAGGTGAAGTTAAGGtgttgcaacacgaatatcgGTCACAATCCCTCGGAGGCTGCCCAGTTGCTGAAAGAGTTGGATTTCGAGGATTGTCTCGGGATATTGTCTTGCAAGGAGTTCAATATTACCGTTCTGAAACCTTGCATCATATTGGGTATACGAACGAGCGTCGAGAAGTGCCAAAAGTACGAATTCGGTGTTGCTCAGAACGAGAAGGACTTCAATTTCGAAGCCAGCCCACTCTACAGCGCAGCGAAGCAATGTTTACTGGACCACGTTCACTATGTGAACGAATTGATGCCAAAACCCCATCACATTTATAATCCGACGCGTTCTAACCTCAACTCGAAGGAAATGAAGTacgcgattcgtttcgacgagcTTCTGAACGAGTCCATGTACTGGGACATACTTTTCATGTTGATACCGGCCGTGAAAATTTACATGAAAACCTTACCGAAACTAGCCAAGTACAACTTGGCGAAGATAGACATCAAGTCGGAGGAGGATCTCGCCAAGTTCGCGGTTCTGTGTCTGGAGTTGACCCACTGGATGATACACGCGGACGTGAACAAGGTGAAGAAACTGAGACCAAGAGACATGGAGCTCGCGTTGAGCTGCGCCTCTGAGATCACGAAACATCCAGGTCCGAGTAAGATCCTCGGGGACAGCACGAAGTACTCGTGGGTCTGTACAGCTGCAGCTTCGTTAACGAGGATCGTTGAGTATCTGCTGACGACGATCGACTCTCTACCGGTTATAGATGCCCGTGCTTTGGAGCCAGCACTCGAGGATGAGGACACCAAAGAATTTGCTCGAACCTGTGCTCAAATGGCCTCTCTGGTCGCTTGGTTGGAGCGTTGTCAGAAGGAAAGATCGTTGAAGAACATCCCACAGTATCTGTTTGACACGATACGGGACCTGATCGTGACCATTGGTCGTCAGCCACTGGTGAACTCCTACATCCTGATGCCACCGTTGGTTTGGAAACAGAATTGGGACTTTGTCGGTTCTGGTCCAACCAAATGTTACTTCCCGTTGTTACCCTCCGAGTCGAATCTCTTGTTGGAAGTGGAGATCCTGGAGCAATTCATCTACAGGATAAACTTGTTGGGTTGGATCTCACGGTTGCAGTTCGAAGAGATATGGATGGCGCTCTTGGGAGTCCTCAATCTTTCCCAGAACGAGACCATTGTCAACGAAGAGATCCCAACTTTGATTCAAGCGAGTACCTTGGCCGTACAGGCGATAACGAGATTATTGTTGCAGACTTTGCTTCTTCCGTATCCTGGTAACCCGTTAGCCAGCACCCTGATCCACTATCCGAGGGATCCTCAGCTTTCTGTCTACAAAGTCAGCTCGCAGAAGCTGTACGCGATTCAGGACGTTCTCACGTGGAAGTACGAGTGCATGAACGACTCGGAGAGCATCGGTGGCTTGAACATGGACCACGTATTTCATAGGGGAAACGTCGAGAGGGTCGCCAGCTCGAACAAGTACACGTACAGCCAGGTGTCCGTGTCCTATTTATGGTCGTCGTGCAACTTGTACGAGGACAAACTGAACGCCTCTGTTCTCAATttgaagaacaggagaaacgacgCGTTGATGTCCTCGTCTCTCGACTTGGACTCTTGTCTACGATTCTTGGTAGAGCTATACACGACATGGATGTCCCCGCACACCAACACGCCCGTACAGTTGCTCACGGAGACCGTCAAGTCTGTCCTGGCAATTTCGGAATTGTTCGCGGAGAGGGCTCAGTATCAATGGATGCTGGACACGTGTTTGGAGATCTCGAGGATTCATCCTGTCGATAATGTTATCTTGCATCAGTACCTAGTGGTGTGCGCTTGCAAGGCTGCAGCTGTACTGACACCATTG GATttggaaacgctagagaaagttAAACGATTGGTGGACGTCAGTCTCAAGTCaggtttcttacctgcaagggTGGCCGCCCTTCACGGGTCGTTGTACTTACTACAAAGTGCTGTGCTAACGAACTGCGAGGAAACCATGAACATAATACACCCGTTAGCGATCGAGTATATACAAAAGCATCTTGACGCGCAAGATGCAAACAG CGTATTAAATCAAAGTGAGGAGCATCAGGGTGTGATGTGGGCACTGGTGTTCTTTCTGCTCGAGCACGCAGAGGACACACCACCGGACACGGAGGCTCCAGCTGTGCTGGAATTGGTTCTCACCTTATTGAACTCCCAAAATATTTCTTCCAGCTTGCATCAGACGCTTCTGCAG GGCCTCGAGCGACTTGTGGTGACCAAGAGCGTGATTGGAAACGTGGCCGAGCAAATAGTAAAAGTTGCAATAGATCGTTTGAAGCAACTGAGTCCGATGCTGTCGTTACCAGCCTTACAATTGTTGCTGACTTGTATGTACACGGAAGCAGCGGATAGGTTAAACCAACCGGAAGTAGAGGAACCGTTACCAGATGTAGAACCGGAAGTGCTGGTACGGTCTATAGAGCGCACCTCCGCCATTTTCGACAAGATAAGGAAAGGACATTCGATGGAGGTTGAGCTGCTCTGCACGGTTCTCTCGGGCGTTCTCGGAGACTTCTTTCCACCGTCTGAGATTCTAACTAAAGTTATAGGAGAATTCTTGTCGCCTCAGCAGCACCATCCGAGATTACTTTCCGCTGTTGTCTTTAAA GTCTGCGAGAGAGCGTGTACCTGCGCGCAAATGGAGCTACTTCAAGACTGGGTCGTGTTCAGTTTGCCAAATTTCATTCAAAGTTTACCGGTGATGATGTCAACCTGGTGTTTGTCTTGCTTTTTCATTAGCACGTCCACGAATCATTGGCTGAGAGCCTT ATTTCCGTACGTGCAATCGAGAATCGGCAAGTACGAATACGAGGACAAAAAGATGCTATGTATCGCGGCTTCCGATTTTTATCACAAG TTGTCCAAGGAAACCCAAAAGAAAGCTTTCGTGGAAACCTTCgaggcagcggccaaggaaccGGGTACATCGTTCGGTGACATTTTAGCGTCCTTTTAG